In Theileria annulata chromosome 3, complete sequence, *** SEQUENCING IN PROGRESS ***, the sequence TACTTAGCCTCTTATTGTCCTTATCTGTGGAAAATAGCGAAATCAACTCGGTATTATGATACAAATGTTTTATGATTGTGTCGTTGACGATATTGTTATCTGATAAATTCATATCATCATTATTATGTATCTTTAATTTACCAGTTGGAGTATAAACTGTCAATTTTTCATCTCTACcttttacttttattttttccaacTCCAACAGTTCTATCATACTGGAACACTCGTTATAAGTATTCTCGTCTATTAATATGTTATAAAAATCTGGACCTGACTTGCCTAACGTATTCTGTACTTTGTCTGAATCTGTATTTTCTTGGGGATTTTCTTGGGGAAACTGTGAATTTTCGGAATTAGCAAGTTGttgtatattaaaagaattCATCATTAGTCGATTTGATATGTTAACTATATTTCCAATCGAAGTGAATTCATTTCTTAGTTTATTGCCTAACAAGCCACACCAGACCTTGCCTGTGCAAATTCCAATGCCAACATTGAACCCAATCTTCTTACTCATTTTAAACACCTTTAGTGAAAGTAGTATTGACCTAAAGGCATCATCTTCGTGGAACAATGGAGGGAATcccataaatattaatatgCTTATCCCCTTGTCATCCACTATTAACTTGTTTATTGTACCTTCGTATGAATATGTACACTTCTGACATATTAACATTATCTCATTTAACACTCCACTATCTACACAAGATTGCTTAACAGAATTATCGGGATCTGTAGAGTCTACTTTATCCTGAGCGTTCATAAAACTTTTGTCAGTATTAGTGGAATCAGTAATAGTGTTATAAGGAAGTTTGCTGGAAATTAGTGTGTTAGTGGTATTTATCCtaaaattgatgaaaatgattGTCATTTTTCTCATTTCATTATTGCATATGTTAAAGTGGTTTATCAAGAGtctattgtatatataacGTGGCATGAAAaactttaataattttattattaaattattgttcTTTTGATTAATTTCAGACAATCTTAGCAACAACGAGTTATCGACATTAAAGTGAAATGGACCGATATTGTGATCAAActtattagaaaatttaaaactattgATAACGGTCACACTACTTATGGTATCGAGAGAATTTTCAGTAACTATTGAGAAATTATCATCAAAAAAATCATCAGTTTCATCAATAGTAGTGTGAGAATCACTTGTTTCATCATTTCCCAgggataataatttgtagtAAATGTTATTATCGAAAATGATCTGTTGTGTAGAGATATAGTTTCTGACTTTATTGTATAGTTTAGGCGATAAAACAGTTTCGTTAGATTTAGATAAGTTTGATAATACTTTTAATTCACTCAGCACATCTCCTATCACAACATATTCATAACGTTCAAATATTCCCCcaactaattttatctttatatttCCGTAAATACAACTGATGTGTATTGTTATGTTATCGGCCAATTCTTCGGAGTTTGGGGTAGTTTCATAATTGCTATAATGAATtggataattatttaatatgttATGCAATTCAATACAGCattttatagaatttaaaCATCTTTCCAAGTCTTTTTCTTGCTCCACATCAACATCTGTACCATTACTACTAGCTTCTAAACTGTCATTAGTTGATAATGTACTTTTATCACTACCACAAAAGATGGCTAAAATAGCGTCTCCTGAGAACTTGATTATATCTCCattaaaatgataaattaaattaataattgggTCAAAGAAGTCATTCAAAAATCTGCCCAAATTGGCTACGGATTGTGGATTTTCTGAATTCTCAATCCTTTGAGTCAAATTTGTAAATCCTGAAATATCACAAAAAACTATGGGAACATCTCCCTCAAAGATGCCATTTTTCATCaattctattatatttcCATAGAAATCAGAATCAAGGGAAATCTGTCCGATATCTTCATTAGTTCCCAAACCATCCAGAGATAAGTTAGACTTACAATTGATAGTTTTATCGATATAGTTTACTAAAAAACTTTGCATGATGTTTGGAATGAATGACAAAAATGGAGATAAATTGACATTAACGTTATTAGTGATATTTGGATTATTAATGTTgttattagttttattgTTTTTGATCAGTTTTAAGAGCTCATTTAGTCTTCTTTCGTATCTTAAGCTAAGCCACTCCCAATCATTTCTAACTCGTTCGTAAAACTCATTTTCATCCTCTTCAAATTCATCGGAACTATCAAAATCGTCGACACTGGCATCAGTTTCGTCAGTGGTACTTTGGCTCAATTGGTcgtatttattattaaagaaACTTCTATTCTTTAAaggatttaaaattaattggtTAAAAAACCAGGAACAGCttctaaatattttcatttcatttgaatatttttacacatttaggctttaaattttagtatTGTTCATggtattttattttattttacacagTATATTTTCCTACATTATTTTAAGTCCTAAATCTAAATTTAGGAATAATTTACATTGTTAGAAAaacttaataaaataatatattgaaatatAGCATATATGTTTAGtttcataatttacacattttagaaaaaattaaaaatttggagaaaaatattaataatcattaaattaaaagaatggtatataaaaaatatatgttTTTAAAGGTGTTAGAGTGTAAATAAGAATAATCCCCCAACttgtaaaaattaagtatagaaatattttcaaataatagtttaaaGTTTTGGtactattaaattaatttaaatttaaataaacaagTCAAATCATTTGAGattaagaataataatttgatacCGAACTCTCCTGTAACATGAATTAAGTTCACTTAATTGTATatgtaaatattaaactacattattgaaaattaaaatttaatgtgAGTATAAAACTGTGAAACGGACCATTTTTCACAAGTTCGAAAAATAGTAcaaattacaaaaattttttgtaaCAAGATATTTTACACTTTAAATTAGaacaaaatttacaatttatgCATTCTGTGTGTGATAGTTTTATTGGAGTGAATAAACCAATAAATgacaattttaaaaatgatttgCTTAATGTAGAGGGATTTATAATACACAGTAGAATATCcttattaaaattaataatctttatattattcaatatgATGCCACAGAACAACTTGATTAATCAGATGTAGATAAAGCAGGAGAGGTAGTTGATTCTTCGAGTAATGTATGGTCTTCAGGCACTTGTTCATTAGTTGATTCAGTTTCAGTTTGAGCGGGCTCATTAGTTGATTCAGTTTCAGGCTGAGATTCAGGTTGATTAGGCTTTTGTTTGGAGTCTTCAGTTTCTGTAGGGTCTTCAGGCACTTCCTCTTCAGTTTCTTGTTCATTAGTTCCAGTTTGTGCAGATTCTTTAGTTGCTTCAGTTTCTTTTGGTTGTTGTTCAGTTTGAGTAGATTCTTGTTCAGTTTCAGGTTGAGTAGCGTCTTGTTTTGAGTCTTCAGTTTCGGCTTCTGTAGAGTCTTCTGTGGGAGTATTTTGTTCTGGCTTTTTAGTGGATTGAGTACCATACCTACGAGACATTTTCTTCCAATGATTCTCTTCAAATGAGCagaaaatatattgatCATCAAACCTTAGGACAAACTTGCTCTGATCACTGTTGTAGGTAATTGACTTAGGATGTTCATCTGATCTTTGACTCCATACAGTATTTTCATGATGCTTGAGCAAAGCACAATTTAGGCTATTCAGGTCATATTCATAAACGTCATTTTCTCCGTCCCAGTTCACATTGTATTTAGACGGATTAATAAATGCATAATTTCCAGATTTGTCCTTTTGGTATAGTTTGACCTCAGGTCGAGCATTAGTTCTTTGAGTTCTGAAACCACTGAAAGGTTTCCATTCgtcattaataaatgtggAAAAGTATACATACTTGTCTTCACATTCTACCTTAATAGTACTATTGGTAATATTGAAAACAACGGAAGTTGGATAGTGATCCATGTGTTTTTCATAATCATAAACCCAAGCAGTCTTTTCGTCATATTTAACATGGGTACACTTAACTCCGTAGAATATATTACAGGTAATAATTGGTCCAATAATTTCCTCATGGAAACCAGTGATAGGCTCTAACAAACCGTCATCATTAGTTTCATAAAGCTTTAGTTTATAGAATTCCTTATTTTTAGTAATCTTGGAAGCTTTATAACCATATACTGAGTGCCACTTATTATCATAATATGAATAGTAGGATTCATAGTGGTCCTTGGACTCAACAATTAAAAATCCGTTGTTTctgttaaaaataatggTAGTTGGATAGTTATTTTCATGTTCATCATCGTCATAATTCCATGCTGAAATATTATCATACTTGACTTCAGTGCATTTCACATCAGGATTTAGGGTGTATGTAAGTATATTTCCATTTGGGGTCATAGCATAATTTGATGTGTCGAGTTCAAAAGGGTTATTGCTGAGGTTTGTAGATAAAAGTTTCAATTTATTCGAATCAAAGGTATAACTTTGAGTAGACTTGAACTTGTTTCCAAAGGGTAGCAATTTCCACAAACCATTTTCGAAGTGAAATTGGTAACGATAGTCGTTTCCAGATTCAACTGTAATATAATActtctttttattaataacaaGAGTTGTTGGATATTTATCTCCAATTTCACCGGGATTGTATTTCCAAACATCTTTGTCGTCATACATTATACATGTACACTTAACACCATCTTTAATCTTGAAAGTGACAACATTATCGGTATCTTCTCTTTCATATTTAGATTTTTCAAGCTCAACAAGTTTATTTTGGTCAGAGGGATCATTGGTCAACAGTTTAATCTTTTCTGGATCAGCTAAATCTGTCTTGGGATTAAACCTATAGCTGAATGGTAACAATTTCCACTCTCCGTTTTCAAATTGAAACATGTAACGATAATAATGTCCCGATTCAATCAACATAATATTTGTCTTTTTATTCAGAGAAATTGTTGGATAATTATTTCCATGTTCATCAAGTTTGTATTCCCATACAACTTTTTGGTCATACTTTACACAGTAACAATTTTTGGAAtatctaaaaatataattaacaaGAGTCTGTCTATCTTCCTTATCATACTCATTTATTGGCATGAGAACAAgtgtattatttttatccatTGTGAAAACCTGGAGCTTATTAGTGTCAAATAATTGGGTTTTAGAAGAACGGAACTTTAGTGTATAACCATAAGGTAGTGGTTTCCACTCCTTATTttggtatatatataagtaACGGTAGTGATGCCCTGAATCGACAAGGACAATActtttctttttattaaaaacaGCGGTAGTTGGATATTTATCTTCATGTTCgttttgtttatatttcCATACATCTTTATTATCATACATAATGCATGTACACTTTGCGTTGgtgttaaatttaatagcAAGAACATCTTGTGAATACTCGATTTCATATTGAGAAGGGTCAAGCTCAACAAGTTTATTTTGGTCAGTGGGATCATTGGTAAgcaatttaaatttatcagaCAAAGGATTTGTTTTATAACCGAATGGTAACTCTTTCCACTTCTTGTCGTAATATGAATATACATATCTATAGAAATGGGATGAATCTACAATGACATAACTTTTCTTTAAATTGATGGAAACTGTGGTTGGAAAATCATCTGAATGCTCATTTTCATCATATTTCCACACCGACTGATTTTCATACCCGACCTCTTTACATTTGACAGAAtccttaaatttatatgttaTAAAT encodes:
- a CDS encoding uncharacterized protein (note;~Tap-24g11.q1c.C.cand.160 - score = 75.59) — protein: MKIFRSCSWFFNQLILNPLKNRSFFNNKYDQLSQSTTDETDASVDDFDSSDEFEEDENEFYERVRNDWEWLSLRYERRLNELLKLIKNNKTNNNINNPNITNNVNVNLSPFLSFIPNIMQSFLVNYIDKTINCKSNLSLDGLGTNEDIGQISLDSDFYGNIIELMKNGIFEGDVPIVFCDISGFTNLTQRIENSENPQSVANLGRFLNDFFDPIINLIYHFNGDIIKFSGDAILAIFCGSDKSTLSTNDSLEASSNGTDVDVEQEKDLERCLNSIKCCIELHNILNNYPIHYSNYETTPNSEELADNITIHISCIYGNIKIKLVGGIFERYEYVVIGDVLSELKVLSNLSKSNETVLSPKLYNKVRNYISTQQIIFDNNIYYKLLSLGNDETSDSHTTIDETDDFFDDNFSIVTENSLDTISSVTVINSFKFSNKFDHNIGPFHFNVDNSLLLRLSEINQKNNNLIIKLLKFFMPRYIYNRLLINHFNICNNEMRKMTIIFINFRINTTNTLISSKLPYNTITDSTNTDKSFMNAQDKVDSTDPDNSVKQSCVDSGVLNEIMLICQKCTYSYEGTINKLIVDDKGISILIFMGFPPLFHEDDAFRSILLSLKVFKMSKKIGFNVGIGICTGKVWCGLLGNKLRNEFTSIGNIVNISNRLMMNSFNIQQLANSENSQFPQENPQENTDSDKVQNTLGKSGPDFYNILIDENTYNECSSMIELLELEKIKVKGRDEKLTVYTPTGKLKIHNNDDMNLSDNNIVNDTIIKHLYHNTELISLFSTDKDNKRLSILEDSEDNHIIVINDETTMNNRLIHKYIDNNTDDDHKVLYVNYDSNRLIYNTLEHTYKLLIHKIISLYNNSKVQRNSFDKFSSNDTDDHSSDLNVEETLKMLLNPKFHWYINILNKLIDNRNSDNKLQHLLSSNYNNDHVNAVQLLLNSNKRNLNIGNTEPRDVNLQNIINNEVDNLESYIYSLIKGINLYYNIILIINIVKASSVNDSRDNKVELNGEQLKGVHIDMARIDKLLKKLIRYNKKQRTNPDKNRFMLVVLNNDQTDYGIKDPVGISSKVIDIKRLKKTELKNVLSNIMNDSFNTTEDSESKGSYDSSHVDVLVDNVYNITNGVHSITYEFIRYLIDNNFNYDKFSNHLYKFFHTTNKSVDDNVDSKSDSVGLEEKQIIRLVHNYYEYKLNVIKSDELFILKILTILNKPIEMNQLAYILSSHKNNISNHDTTNSQDEITTPDYNLDKEAQMCKKVDVEEHVNKLLLNNLIESGDEKGVIFVNNKILKGIISNIILPDEKLRIIDNLAVHTY